The Pseudomonas wenzhouensis genome has a segment encoding these proteins:
- a CDS encoding fructose-specific PTS transporter subunit EIIC yields the protein MNLLIVTACPNGQVTSVLCSRLLQAAAERLGWQTCVEVHDSRAIGAPLSEAQIAAADWVLVVKTGELSLARFAGKRLVQAAPAEALADPQRFLQDAAERAQPYVERAESETAGRRRLVAITACPTGVAHTFMAAEALQQAAQRMGIDLQVETRGSVGARNLLDEAAIAAADALLLATDIEVDTSRFAGKKVYRCGTGVALKQPQQTLEKALSEARPLAEAAAPAEGKAVASSGEKSGPYKHLLTGVSYMLPMVVAGGLLIALSFVFGIEAFKEEGTLAAALMKIGGESAFQLMVPLLAGYIAYSIADRPGLAPGMIGGLLASSLGAGFIGGIVAGFLAGYSAKAIAHWVRLPASVEALKPILIIPLLASLFTGLVMIYLVGSPVAGMLAGLTAFLDGMGSTNAILLGVLLGGMMCVDLGGPVNKAAYAFSVGLLASSSYAPMAATMAAGMVPPIGMAIATVLARRKFAESERQAGKAAGVLGLCFISEGAIPFAAKDPLRVIPASIAGGALTGALSMYFGCKLMAPHGGLFVLLIPNAINHALPYLFAIVAGSLVTGVLYALIKQPEVQPQAVGA from the coding sequence ATGAATCTGTTGATCGTCACCGCCTGCCCCAACGGCCAGGTCACCAGTGTGCTCTGTTCGCGCCTGCTGCAGGCAGCGGCTGAGCGCCTGGGCTGGCAAACCTGTGTCGAGGTGCACGACAGCCGTGCCATCGGCGCGCCGCTGAGCGAAGCGCAGATCGCCGCCGCCGACTGGGTGCTGGTGGTCAAGACCGGTGAGTTGTCGCTGGCGCGTTTTGCCGGCAAGCGTCTGGTTCAGGCTGCGCCGGCCGAAGCGCTGGCCGACCCGCAGCGCTTCCTGCAGGACGCCGCCGAGCGTGCTCAGCCCTATGTCGAACGTGCCGAGTCTGAAACCGCTGGCCGCCGTCGCCTGGTCGCCATCACCGCTTGCCCGACCGGCGTGGCGCACACCTTCATGGCCGCCGAAGCGCTGCAACAGGCGGCGCAGCGCATGGGGATCGACCTGCAGGTGGAAACCCGTGGCTCAGTCGGTGCGCGCAATCTGCTCGATGAGGCTGCCATTGCCGCCGCCGATGCCTTGCTGCTGGCCACCGATATCGAGGTGGATACCAGCCGCTTCGCCGGCAAGAAGGTCTATCGCTGCGGCACCGGGGTGGCACTGAAACAGCCGCAACAGACGTTGGAAAAAGCCTTGAGCGAAGCGCGGCCGCTGGCCGAGGCGGCAGCGCCTGCTGAGGGCAAGGCCGTCGCCAGCAGTGGCGAAAAGAGCGGCCCCTACAAGCATCTGCTCACCGGCGTGTCCTATATGCTGCCGATGGTGGTGGCGGGTGGTCTGCTGATTGCTTTGTCGTTCGTCTTCGGCATCGAGGCGTTCAAGGAGGAGGGCACCCTGGCTGCCGCGCTGATGAAGATTGGCGGCGAGAGCGCCTTTCAACTCATGGTGCCGCTGCTGGCCGGCTACATCGCCTATTCCATCGCCGACCGTCCGGGCTTGGCACCAGGGATGATCGGCGGGCTGCTGGCCAGCTCGCTGGGCGCCGGTTTTATCGGCGGCATCGTCGCCGGTTTTCTTGCCGGCTATTCGGCCAAGGCCATCGCCCATTGGGTGCGTCTGCCGGCCAGCGTCGAAGCGCTCAAGCCGATTCTGATCATCCCGCTGCTGGCCAGCCTGTTTACCGGGCTGGTGATGATCTATCTGGTCGGCAGCCCGGTGGCGGGTATGCTGGCGGGGCTTACCGCCTTTCTCGATGGCATGGGCAGCACCAATGCCATCCTGCTTGGCGTACTGCTCGGCGGTATGATGTGCGTCGACCTCGGTGGGCCGGTCAACAAGGCGGCCTATGCCTTCTCCGTCGGTCTGCTGGCCTCCAGCAGCTATGCACCGATGGCGGCGACCATGGCTGCCGGCATGGTGCCGCCCATCGGCATGGCCATCGCCACCGTGCTGGCGCGGCGCAAGTTTGCCGAGAGCGAACGCCAGGCCGGCAAGGCCGCTGGGGTACTGGGGCTGTGCTTCATCTCCGAGGGGGCGATTCCCTTCGCGGCGAAAGACCCGCTGCGGGTGATCCCGGCGAGTATCGCCGGTGGAGCGCTGACCGGCGCGCTGTCGATGTATTTCGGCTGCAAGCTGATGGCGCCGCACGGCGGCTTGTTCGTGCTGCTGATTCCCAACGCCATCAACCATGCGCTGCCCTACCTGTTCGCCATCGTCGCCGGCAGCCTGGTCACGGGTGTGCTCTACGCGTTGATCAAACAGCCCGAGGTGCAGCCGCAGGCAGTTGGGGCATGA
- the cobB gene encoding Sir2 family NAD+-dependent deacetylase, which yields MPHPNLVILTGAGISAESGIRTFRASDGLWEDHRIEEVATPEGFARDPALVQRFYDMRRAQLRDSAIAPNAGHLALAELEAGWQGEFLLVTQNVDNLHERAGSKRLLHMHGELQSMLCSNSQQRFPLLEDMPVGQACACCGLKGTLRPDIVWFGEMPYHMERIYDALEQCELFVSIGTSGHVYPAAGFVAQARRAGAHTLEINLEPSQGHSLFAEKRYGPATEQIPRWVAELLAG from the coding sequence ATGCCCCATCCCAATCTCGTCATCCTTACCGGCGCCGGCATCTCCGCCGAGAGCGGTATTCGCACCTTCCGCGCCTCCGACGGCCTGTGGGAAGACCATCGCATCGAAGAAGTGGCCACGCCCGAAGGCTTCGCCCGTGATCCTGCGCTGGTGCAGCGCTTCTACGACATGCGTCGCGCCCAGTTGCGTGATTCGGCCATCGCACCAAATGCCGGGCATCTGGCCCTGGCCGAGCTGGAGGCTGGTTGGCAAGGCGAATTCCTGCTGGTGACGCAGAACGTCGACAACCTGCACGAGCGCGCCGGCTCCAAACGCTTGTTGCATATGCACGGCGAGTTGCAGTCGATGCTGTGCAGCAACAGCCAGCAGCGTTTTCCCTTGCTGGAGGACATGCCGGTCGGCCAGGCCTGTGCCTGCTGCGGCCTGAAGGGCACGTTACGGCCGGATATCGTCTGGTTCGGCGAAATGCCTTATCACATGGAGCGTATTTACGACGCGCTGGAGCAGTGCGAGCTGTTCGTCAGCATCGGCACCTCGGGGCACGTCTACCCGGCAGCGGGTTTCGTCGCGCAGGCGCGCCGTGCGGGCGCGCATACGCTGGAGATCAATCTGGAGCCGAGCCAGGGCCACTCGCTGTTCGCCGAAAAGCGCTATGGCCCGGCCACCGAGCAAATACCGCGCTGGGTGGCGGAGCTGCTGGCTGGTTGA
- a CDS encoding peptide chain release factor 3 → MTTQAAEVAKRRTFAIISHPDAGKTTITEKLLLMGKAIEVAGTVKSRKSDRHATSDWMEMEKQRGISITTSVMQFPYREHIVNLLDTPGHEDFSEDTYRTLTAVDSALMVLDGGKGVEPRTIALMDVCRLRDTPIVSFINKLDRDIRDPIELLDEIEAVLKIKAAPITWPIGCYKDFKGVYHLSGDYIIVYTPGHGHERTEAKIIQKLDSDEARAHLGDMYERFVEELELVQGACHEFEPDAFLKGEMTPVFFGTALGNFGVDHVLDAVVDWAPRPLPRAANERTVEPTEEKFSGFVFKIQANMDPKHRDRIAFMRICSGKYTQGMKMRHARLGKDVRVGDALTFFSSEREHLEEAYAGDIIGLHNHGTIQIGDTFTEGENLGFTGIPHFAPELFRRVRLKDPLKSKQLRQGLQELAEEGATQVFFPERNNDIILGAVGVLQFDVVASRLKEEYKVECAYEAINVWSARWIECSDEKKLKEFKDKAYENLAIDGGGHLTYLAPTRVNLSLMEERWPEVKFRATREHH, encoded by the coding sequence AATCCGACCGTCACGCCACCTCCGACTGGATGGAGATGGAGAAGCAGCGCGGCATCTCCATCACCACCTCGGTGATGCAGTTCCCTTACCGTGAGCACATCGTCAACCTGCTCGACACCCCCGGCCACGAAGACTTCTCCGAAGACACCTACCGCACCCTGACCGCCGTGGACAGCGCGCTGATGGTGCTCGACGGCGGTAAGGGCGTCGAGCCGCGTACCATCGCCCTGATGGATGTGTGCCGCCTGCGCGATACGCCGATCGTGAGCTTCATCAACAAGCTCGACCGCGACATCCGCGACCCCATCGAACTGCTCGACGAGATCGAGGCGGTGCTGAAGATCAAGGCCGCACCCATCACCTGGCCGATTGGCTGCTACAAGGATTTCAAGGGCGTCTACCACCTGAGCGGCGACTACATCATCGTCTACACCCCGGGCCATGGTCACGAGCGCACCGAAGCCAAGATCATCCAGAAGCTGGATTCCGACGAAGCGCGTGCCCACCTGGGCGACATGTACGAGCGCTTCGTCGAGGAGCTGGAGCTGGTGCAGGGCGCCTGCCATGAGTTCGAGCCCGACGCTTTCCTCAAGGGCGAGATGACCCCGGTGTTCTTCGGCACCGCGCTGGGCAACTTCGGCGTCGACCATGTACTCGACGCCGTGGTCGACTGGGCGCCGCGTCCGCTGCCGCGCGCCGCCAACGAGCGCACTGTGGAGCCGACCGAGGAGAAATTCTCCGGCTTCGTGTTCAAGATCCAGGCGAACATGGACCCGAAACACCGCGACCGTATCGCCTTTATGCGCATCTGCTCGGGCAAGTACACCCAGGGCATGAAGATGCGCCACGCGCGCCTGGGCAAGGACGTGCGCGTTGGCGACGCCCTGACCTTCTTCTCCAGCGAGCGTGAGCACCTGGAAGAAGCCTACGCCGGCGACATCATCGGCCTGCACAACCACGGCACCATCCAGATCGGCGACACCTTCACCGAAGGCGAGAACCTGGGCTTCACCGGCATCCCGCACTTCGCCCCGGAACTATTCCGCCGCGTACGCCTGAAAGACCCGCTGAAATCCAAGCAGCTGCGCCAGGGCCTGCAGGAACTGGCCGAGGAAGGCGCCACCCAGGTGTTCTTCCCCGAGCGCAACAACGACATCATCCTCGGCGCCGTCGGTGTGCTGCAGTTCGACGTGGTCGCCAGCCGCCTGAAAGAGGAATACAAGGTCGAGTGCGCCTACGAGGCGATCAACGTCTGGTCGGCGCGCTGGATCGAATGCAGCGACGAGAAGAAGCTCAAGGAGTTCAAGGACAAGGCCTACGAGAACCTCGCCATCGACGGCGGCGGTCACCTCACCTACCTGGCCCCGACGCGCGTCAACCTCAGCCTGATGGAAGAGCGTTGGCCGGAAGTGAAATTCCGCGCCACCCGCGAGCATCACTGA